The following proteins are encoded in a genomic region of Zea mays cultivar B73 chromosome 9, Zm-B73-REFERENCE-NAM-5.0, whole genome shotgun sequence:
- the LOC100216965 gene encoding solute carrier family 35 member B1, giving the protein MAAARRGRGDGANGVVRPRPRDRGIGGGSMAGRVAVLAFCVAGIWSAYIYQGVLQETLSTKRFGPDARRFEHLAFLNFAQNVICFVWSFIMIKLWSGGSSSNGSAPIWKYWGVSVTNTIGPTMGIEALKYISYPAQVLAKSSKMIPVMLMGTLLYGVKYTLPEYLCTFLVAGGVSSFALLKTSSKTIKKLANPNAPLGYTLCFLNLAFDGYTNSTQDLIKSRYPKTNPWDIMLGMNLWGTIYNAVIMFVAPLLFSNWPYANGFEALRFCQENPEVAWDIFLFCLCGAVGQNFIFLTISRFGSLTNTTITTTRKFMSIVVSSVISGNPLSLKQWGSVVMVFLGLSIQIYLKWKRKKGREHKE; this is encoded by the exons ATGGCCGCTGCGCGCCGGGGCCGTGGCGACGGCGCCAACGGCGTCGTCCGTCCCCGCCCCCGCGACCGCGGCATCGGCGGCGGGAGCATGGCGGGGCGCGTGGCCGTCCTCGCCTTCTGTGTCGCAGGGATCTGGTCCGCCTACATCTACcagggcgtcctccaggagactcT ATCGACGAAGCGGTTCGGGCCGGATGCGCGGCGGTTCGAGCACCTCGCGTTCCTCAACTTCGCGCAGAACGTCATCTGCTTCGTCTGGTCCTTCATAA TGATTAAGCTGTGGTCGGGCGGGAGTAGCTCCAATGGCAGCGCACCGATATGGAAGTACTGGGGCGTCAGCGTCACCAATACCATCGGGCCGACCATGGGGATCGAGGCTCTCAAGTACATCAGCTACCCGGCTCAG GTGTTGGCAAAATCTTCTAAGATGATTCCTG TAATGTTGATGGGAACTCTTCTCTATGGTGTGAAGTACACACTTCCAGAGTATTTATGCACCTTTCTTGTTGCCGGCGGTGTGTCCTCCTTTGCGTTGTTGAAG ACAAGCTCCAAGACAATTAAGAAGCTTGCCAACCCTAATGCACCTCTTGGTTACACATTGTGCTTCCTCAACTTAGCTTTTGATGGATATACTAACTCGACCCAAGATTTAATAAAGTCAAG GTACCCAAAAACAAACCCATGGGATATAATGCTTGGCATGAACCTCTGGGGGACCATATATAATGCTGTAATTATGTTTGTTGCGCCATTACTATTCAGTAACTGGCCATATGCAAATGGTTTTGAGGCATTGAGATTTTGCCAGGAGAACCCAGAGGTGGCCTGGGACATTTTCCTATTCTGCCTATGTGGCGCCGTGGGGCAGAACTTCATCTTCTTAACCATCAGCCGGTTTGGCTCTCTTACTAACACAACAATCACTACCACCCGTAAATTCATGAGCATTGTGGTTTCATCCGTCATCAGTGGCAATCCATTATCTTTGAAGCAATGGGGTAGTGTTGTGATGGTCTTCTTAGGCCTCTCTATCCAAATATATCTCAAATGGAAGAGAAAGAAAGGCAGAGAGCACAAGGAGTAA